In the genome of Physeter macrocephalus isolate SW-GA chromosome 20, ASM283717v5, whole genome shotgun sequence, one region contains:
- the DEFB108B gene encoding LOW QUALITY PROTEIN: beta-defensin 108B (The sequence of the model RefSeq protein was modified relative to this genomic sequence to represent the inferred CDS: deleted 1 base in 1 codon), giving the protein MKPRAFQALETLFDPALKMNYLGRAGFKEVCEHPNSSCQELCIDSEIQAGRCLDGRPCCLPMVHVPEVDPTTPKEH; this is encoded by the exons ATGAAGCCAAGGGCGTTTCAAGCGCTTGAAACCCTCTTTGATCCAGCACTGAAGATGAATTATTTAG GCAGGGCCGGTTTCAAGGAAGTCTGTGAGCAT CCAAACAGCTCCTGCCAGGAATTATGCATTGACTCAGAAATCCAGGCTGGGAGATGTTTGGACGGCCGACCATGCTGCCTGCCCATGGTGCACGTACCTGAAGTCGACCCTACTACACCCAAGGAGCACTGA
- the LOC112062147 gene encoding beta-defensin 109-like has protein sequence MRLHVLLSMLLFLTLLSPVRSGLASAENHCLNLSGLCRRDTCKITEDIIGACRRRWKCCRQWWILLPIPTPIIYSDYQPPIKHKLK, from the exons ATGAGACTCCACGTGCTTCTCTCCATGCTCCTCTTCTTGACTCTCTTATCCCCAG TAAGAAGTGGTTTGGCTTCTGCTGAAAACCACTGTCTCAATCTCTCTGGCCTTTGCAGAAGAGACACCTGCAAGATAACAGAGGATATAATTGGTGCCTGCCGAAGACGGTGGAAATGCTGTCGCCAGTGGTGGATTCTTCTGCCAATTCCAACGCCCATTATCTATTCAGATTATCAACCACCCATTAAGCATAAATTGAAATGA
- the LOC112062149 gene encoding beta-defensin 130B-like, producing the protein MRLHLLLSALLLSLTIIPKASTGLIPGQKQCILLQGVCKDGGCTSTDDTIGVCNDEKKCCRRWWILFPYPTPVPK; encoded by the exons ATGAGACTCCATTTACTGCTTTctgctctccttctctctttgacTATAATACCAAAAG CAAGTACTGGCCTTATTCCAGGACAAAAACAATGTATTCTTCTGCAAGGGGTGTGCAAAGATGGAGGATGCACCAGCACGGATGATACCATTGGTGTAtgtaatgatgaaaaaaaatgttgtagAAGGTGGTGGATACTTTTTCCCTATCCAACGCCAGTTCCCAAATGA